One genomic segment of Mycolicibacterium gilvum includes these proteins:
- the marP gene encoding acid resistance serine protease MarP yields MNSSQWLDIAILAVAMLAAVSGWRSGAPGSLMALVGVVLGAGAGILLAPHVVDHISGPRTKLFATLFLILVLVVIGEIAGVVLGRAVRGAIRNPGLRIVDSVVGVALQLVLVLTAAWLLGTALVSSPQPNLAAAVSGSRVIAEVDAVAPDWLRSVPDRMSSVWENAGLHDVLKPFGPTPVAAVDAPDPALATSPVVNQTRSSVVKVKGVAQSCQKVLEGTGFVVAPNRVMSNAHVVAGSDTVTVEVDGQEYTAGVVSYDPNADISILDVPDLPSVPLQFVDALAQTGTDGIVLGYPGGGDFTATPARVREVIELNGPDIYRSTTVTREVYTIRGTVRQGNSGGPMVNRQGKVLGVVFGAAVDDIDTGFVLTADEVAAQMARVGNVDLVPTGTCISSG; encoded by the coding sequence ATGAACTCCTCACAATGGCTTGATATCGCGATCCTCGCCGTGGCGATGCTCGCTGCCGTCTCGGGCTGGCGCTCAGGGGCGCCCGGCTCGTTGATGGCGCTGGTCGGCGTCGTGCTGGGTGCGGGCGCGGGGATCCTGCTGGCGCCGCACGTGGTGGACCACATCAGTGGGCCCCGCACCAAGCTGTTCGCCACCCTGTTCCTGATCCTGGTGCTCGTGGTGATCGGCGAGATCGCCGGCGTCGTCCTCGGCAGAGCGGTCCGGGGCGCCATCCGCAACCCCGGCCTGCGAATCGTCGACTCCGTCGTGGGCGTCGCGTTGCAGCTGGTGCTGGTGCTCACCGCCGCATGGCTGCTCGGCACGGCCCTGGTGTCGTCGCCGCAACCCAACCTGGCCGCCGCCGTCTCGGGTTCCCGGGTCATCGCCGAAGTCGACGCCGTGGCGCCGGACTGGCTGCGTTCGGTACCCGACCGGATGTCGTCGGTGTGGGAGAACGCGGGCCTGCACGACGTCCTCAAACCGTTCGGCCCCACCCCCGTCGCCGCCGTCGACGCGCCCGACCCGGCTCTGGCCACCTCGCCGGTGGTCAACCAGACGCGCTCCAGCGTGGTCAAGGTCAAGGGTGTCGCCCAGAGCTGCCAGAAGGTCCTGGAGGGCACCGGGTTCGTGGTCGCCCCCAACCGGGTGATGTCGAACGCCCACGTCGTCGCGGGATCCGACACCGTCACCGTCGAGGTGGACGGCCAGGAGTACACCGCCGGCGTGGTGTCCTACGACCCGAACGCCGACATCTCGATCCTCGACGTTCCGGACCTGCCGTCGGTGCCGCTGCAGTTCGTCGACGCGCTGGCCCAGACCGGCACCGACGGCATCGTGCTCGGCTATCCCGGCGGCGGCGATTTCACCGCGACGCCGGCCCGTGTCCGCGAGGTCATCGAGCTCAATGGCCCCGACATCTACCGCTCGACCACCGTGACCCGCGAGGTGTACACGATCAGGGGCACGGTGCGACAGGGCAATTCGGGCGGTCCGATGGTCAACAGGCAGGGCAAGGTGCTCGGGGTGGTGTTCGGCGCCGCGGTCGACGACATCGACACCGGCTTCGTGCTCACCGCCGACGAGGTGGCCGCCCAGATGGCCAGGGTCGGCAACGTCGACCTGGTCCCGACGGGGACGTGCATCAGCTCGGGCTAG
- a CDS encoding NUDIX hydrolase, with product MSWDSREGELIPSAAPPWLAPLVDQPGAVKNAYRRRVPAEVLAALTAASTTAAVTGTRRDAAVLVLFSGPEEGERGTLPEHADLLVTVRAATLRHHAGQAAFPGGAADPDDRSPVHTALREAAEETGLDAGRLRPLATLEKMFIPPSGFHVVPVLAYSADPGPVDVVDTSETAHVARVPVRAFVNPENRIMVYRDENTRRTAGPAFLLNEMLVWGFTGQVISAMLDVAGWAVPWENDKLYELRDAMALLDAEDSYGEAQR from the coding sequence GTGAGCTGGGACAGCCGCGAGGGTGAACTGATCCCGTCGGCGGCACCCCCCTGGCTGGCCCCGCTGGTCGACCAACCCGGCGCGGTCAAGAACGCCTACCGCCGCCGGGTGCCCGCCGAGGTTCTCGCCGCGCTGACCGCCGCCAGCACCACCGCCGCGGTCACCGGCACCCGCCGCGACGCCGCGGTGCTGGTGCTGTTCTCCGGACCCGAGGAGGGCGAGCGCGGCACCCTGCCCGAGCATGCCGACCTGCTGGTCACCGTCCGCGCCGCGACGCTGCGCCACCACGCCGGACAGGCCGCGTTCCCCGGCGGCGCCGCCGATCCCGACGACCGCAGCCCGGTGCACACCGCGCTGCGCGAGGCAGCCGAGGAAACCGGGCTCGACGCGGGGCGACTGCGGCCGTTGGCGACGCTGGAGAAGATGTTCATCCCGCCGTCGGGCTTCCATGTGGTGCCCGTCCTGGCGTACTCCGCCGATCCCGGCCCGGTCGACGTCGTCGACACCTCCGAGACGGCGCACGTCGCACGAGTTCCGGTGCGGGCCTTCGTCAACCCGGAGAACCGGATCATGGTCTACCGCGACGAGAACACCCGTCGCACCGCGGGACCGGCGTTTCTGCTCAACGAGATGCTGGTGTGGGGATTCACCGGGCAGGTGATCTCGGCGATGCTCGACGTCGCCGGATGGGCCGTGCCCTGGGAAAACGACAAACTGTACGAACTGCGCGATGCAATGGCGCTGCTCGACGCCGAGGACAGCTACGGTGAGGCCCAACGATGA